GACTTTGAGGCGTGGTAGAACTTAGATTTTAGATGTCTATTAGTATTGAAGTACAAGTGAATTGCCTGTTTTCTCCATCACCTTAGACTTTTGAGTTGTACTAGTCGGTGCATACAACTCAAcaattagagagagagagagttccaAAAGAAATTACCAACTAGATAGTATTGGGAAACATGAGTTGGCCATGCATCTCTCTCAAAATCAATAACACAAAGTTCGAGGTGGTTATTTTTTTAAGCACTTTACTCTGTTCTAGTTTCAAGCACATGATTCATATTGAACTTGTATGAGGTTCTAATGATGCTTGTTGCCACGCTAAGGCTTTCAAAAAGAAAGGGAACAATATTTGCAAATGTCATTGCTTGTATTCCATTGATTCTAACTCTCTTCACTTCTTAGAACAACTTCAACTTGCTATAGAGCTTACTTTAACTTGCTGTTTTTTTCCTGTCAGTTCGGTTTGTTTCTCAATTCCTTCTATTATTAGCTCCTTTAGATTGATATGATAGTCATTATCCCTTTAATTATTGTCTAGATGCCTACTTTTGATCTTACTGTTTGTCATTGTATTGAATCGTCGCTTGTTTTCAGGGGAAAGGAAGAGCATTTTGCGCTGGAGGTGATGTTGCTGTAGTTTCCCAGTCTGTACTTAATGGTAATTACAGCTTTAGCTTGTCTATGAATCGAATACTATCCAAAGCCATTGTCTCCTGTTACCAGACTTAATAGTTAATACCCATGTTACATGTTGCAAATGGGCCTAATTTTTTCTCACACATTTTGTTGGCTGTGTTGTGTGTTTAATTCTTAAATTAGAGGGATGGAAATGGGGTGCTAATTTCTTCAAAAATCTGTATTTGTTAAACTACATAATTGCAACTTGTATCAAACCTCAGGTGAGCTGCATCTCTTCATAGTTATTCATTGTAATAATTCATTTCTCCATTCCTGCTTGCCTCTAAAGGCTAGAAAATTTGACTATAGGTTTCTCTTCTCACTGGAATTGTCATGGGTGGAGGTGCTGGTGTTTCTTTACATGGAAGATTTCGAGTTGCCACTGAGAATACGGTATATCACTACCAAAAAACGATTTGTAGGAGCACCTATTTTCATTCAGGAGTGGACAAAGAATTCACCCACCCCTGTTCGCTTTCAAGCACACTGTAGCACTAGCCCGCTCCAGAAAattgatttccatgaccatCCATGTTGGGAACCGTGCCTAGAAATGCCTCAATTTTTAAAGGCAAATCGAAAACATAAATGCCCATGAAAATCATCATTTCCAAAGGCATGCCGAGAGGGAACTGCCCCTAAAAATGAAGACTAATTCTAGAGGCAGGTGATGGCATCAATCGCTCCTAGAAATCGATTTCTAGAGACAACTTGTAAGGCGTATTGCCCCTACAAAGGGTCCTGCGCAaataatttgtatttttttttacaattttggaTCAAGACAAACTTTAAATAACAATTATCAAGCTTAAAGAGATCTGAAACTTTTTAGTTTGTaactttttcatttgagattaaTTCACTATAAGTTCACAtaattttgaaattcaaatctTTAAATTCTTCAAACAACATAATGAAGGCACATCCTAACCAAAGTTGTAGTGCTCAATGGGATCTATAACTTTATAgttaatatttttttcattttagatCATTTAGGGCCGTAATTATTGCATATAAGTTTTGGAAAAGTTAATACAACCTTATCTAGTCATACGCGACTTTGTGGTGCGTTAGTTGGGGAGCTTTCGCATGAGGCTCAGGTCACGGGTTTGAGTCCTATGATGTGTGTGATGTATGATGAGTGACAATGTGTGTGTTGGCTATTTCGGTACAAACAAAGGTTTTCCCTACTTTTTGGaggctattctttttttttgccccAATTTTTGGAATCGACTTCTAGGCGGTTCATTTCATGGTCCGCATATAGAAATCAATTTCTTGGGGTGGACTACTACATGAACTGCCTCCTAGAAATCCATTTGTAGGGGTTGTTCAAGGACCGCGCCCGCAAATGCTCTATTTTGTAGCTATGAAAAGTAGGAGGGACCTTGTGTCTGCCCCCTGCTAATATGGTTTTGATCGGTCCTATGAATGGTTTTTGTAGTAGTGTATGCTACAGACGCCATTTTGTGAGCTTGATCTTTGATAGTAGTTATACTTATTTGGAATAACATGGAGAATCTTTCTTGCTTTTTGTTGGAAAACCAAAATAGTTTCAAGTACCAAAATATTTCTCATTTAATTTTGAATATCCATGCAGATTTTTGCAATGCCAGAAACAGCTCTGGGTCTCTTTCCAGATGTAGGGGGCTCATATTTTCTGTCTCGGCTACCTGGGTTCTATGGTTACCATATATCTCCTATCTTTATTCAATTGAAATACATGTACCATGTCATTGCTATCTagtccctccgttccaaattgtaggttgttttgacttttctagatacatagattttttttctatgtatCTAGGCATAACATATGTCAAAATGCacatgtatttagaaaagctaaaacaacctacaattgaAATGGAGCGGGTATTTAATATTGTTGGATATTATTCACAATCTTTAAATATTATGCATCCTCATATTATCCTTTATAGTTTTATTAGAATTAGCATGCACTTAATTGATTTTTAGCAATTGTGCTTCTTTATGAAAATGATCTATTGAAGTGATCACGGATATATAATCATATACAAAGTAATGAAGAGTAACCaaattttttgtttttatttcatTTGCCGGTTCCATAAGGTTACTTAGTTGTACTGAGTGTCGTCAGTCTTCTACTTGATGTCAAAGGTAGCATGGGGGATCTTTTCACTAAACTATTATCATGTCTTTGTCCAGGAGAGTATGTTGCTCTTGCTGGTGCCAGATTGGAAGGTGCAGAAATGCTTGCATGTGGTCTGGCAACTCATTTTGTCCACTCAAATGTAGGTTCACCTGTAACTTCAATTTTAACCATTAGCATCACCAAGCACCCTTTCTATAAATTCTTCAAACAACAACCAATCACCATAACTGTTAACTTTTGCTTTCAGATATGATATTTCCTGTTACAAAATTACAACTATGGTTACAACTATGGTTATTATGCTACATAAATCCTGACCTCATTCATGTAATATTTGCATGCTTTCATATTTTTTGGCCTGCGTTGTTAAGGTTGTGTATGTAATATGTATATCAATATGTAACTCCTAGTAAATTCTCTTTGTTCCCCAGAGGCTGCTATTGCTGGAAGAATCTCTTAAGAAGGTGGATACTTCCAATCCTTTCATTGTGTGTGGTATTATCGATCAATTTAGTGAACAGCCATCACCAAAACAAAATAGTTCTTTGAATAGGTAAGAGTGTTTTTAATTGAATGACTGAATTATGCCATGTTTTATAATTTTCATTAACTTCATTCCCTGGTGCTCCCCAGGTTGGAAATCATCAACAAATGCTTTTCCAAAAGGACAGTTGAAGAAATTATATCTTCTCTTGTGAGATTATTATAGTAATTGCAATTTTCTATGGGTTCACCTATTCTGTCCTGCAAAATTAATTAATTAGCATCTATTATGTCAGGAGCAAGTGGCCTCAAATTTACCTGATGAATGGGTTGCTGCGACGATCCAATCCTTGAAAAATGCTTCTCCAACCAGTTTGAAAATCTCTCTGAGATCGGTATATATCCAACCTCATATCTGTGATTTTAGCCCACTGTCGCAATTGTGTCCATGAGAAGCAATAACCTCATATCTTTTCACTAAACTATTATCATGTCTTTGTGTTCATTCTCAAATTTCAGATAAGAGAAGGGAGAACACAAACTGTTGGGGAGTGCTTGAGTCGGGAATATAGAATGGTTTGCCATGTCGTGCGTGGTGACTTCAGTAGAGACTTCTTTGAGGAATATATCGACATCCTTAACACTACCCTTTTTCATTAAAGATCTCTCTACTTTGTTGTCTTTGCGGGGCAAGGTCTGTACCTAACATCATATTCCTATTGCAGGGATGTAGGGCTATACTGATAGATAAGGATCAAAACCCAATGGTTCGTATTTTCTCATATTTAGCACATTTAGATTGAAATTTTTTTTCTGACAGCTTATTTCATCTTAAATATTCTTTTGATAATGGTTATTTTCATTATGGGGGGTATATTTTGCAGTGGATGCCTCCAATGTTGGAACAAGTACATGATG
This genomic window from Setaria viridis chromosome 8, Setaria_viridis_v4.0, whole genome shotgun sequence contains:
- the LOC117833982 gene encoding 3-hydroxyisobutyryl-CoA hydrolase 1; this encodes MGDLFTKLLSCLCPGEYVALAGARLEGAEMLACGLATHFVHSNRLLLLEESLKKVDTSNPFIVCGIIDQFSEQPSPKQNSSLNRLEIINKCFSKRTVEEIISSLEQVASNLPDEWVAATIQSLKNASPTSLKISLRSIREGRTQTVGECLSREYRMVCHVVRGDFSRDFFEEYIDILNTTLFH